The genomic segment GATTACTGAACAGTTGTTGCAGGAAGTAATCCATAAATTGTTGGTCTACACACGCAAACACCAGCGTTACACGGCTTGAAAAATATTGAAGCCCGTTGCGGCTGACTTTGGTTTGCCCCTTGATGCCGGAGAAGTTGTAGAACTCACAAGCAGGATAGTGGCTACCTGCACTGCCCGATGTTAAATCTTTAATCATAGCAGCCAGCAGGTGCTGATGATGGAAAGGCAATACCCCGCCTTTGTTTCTTAGCTTAAAAATAATTCTCGTCCGTAACACAATTCGACATGGTTTAACCGCTTTCGCGAAAAAATTACTGATTCAGTTTTTTTAACATGTGCAAACGTAAATTGTTTGCCAAAAGTTCAACTTTCTTACAACTTTCTTACAATGTATCGCGGCTTGCTCACGGGACGGGGTCGTACCCACTTCCGCCCCAAGGGTGACAACGCCCGATGCGCTTCAGCCCTAACCAAAAACCTTTCAGTATCCCGTGCTTTTCCACCGCCTGCACCATATACTCCGAGCAGGTAGGCGTAAACCGACAAGCAGCCGGATACAGCGGGCTGATAGCTGCCTGATAAACCCTCAACAAAAAAATAAACGAACGCCTGAGCATGAGAGATAAAAGTAAGAGATTTATCTGCAAGATTCGTGCGCAAATGCAACCCGAAAACCCTATTTTTGCCGCAAACTTAATCAATGCCGTCCTAATGAGCGTTTTAGTCAATAAATCTTCTCGTATTATCGTACAAGGGTTTACCGGTTCGGAAGGAACCTTTCATGCCACACAAATGATTGAGTATGGCAAAGAGTTTAACGGTGCACAGGTAGTTGGCGGCGTTCGCCCCGGCAAAGGTGGTACTACCCACTTAGACCTGCCCGTTTTTGACACTGTGAAAGATGCCGTAGCAGCCACAGGCGCAAACGTATCCATCATCTTTGTTCCTCCCGCAGGTGCTGCCAATGCCATTTTGGAAGCAGCCGAAGGCGGTATTGAATTGGTGGTATGTATCACCGAAGGTATCCCTGTCAAAGATATGATGAAGGTAAAGCACGCCCTGAAAGGCAGCAAAACCCGCCTGATTGGCCCTAACTGCCCGGGTGTTATCAGCGCAGGACAGGCGAAAGTAGGCATCATGCCGGGCTTTATCTTCAAAGAAGGCCGCGTAGGCATTGTTTCTAAATCAGGTACTTTGACCTACGAAGCAGCCGACCAAGTAGCCAAAGCAGGTTTAGGCATCTCTACCGCTATCGGTATCGGTGGCGACCCCATCATTGGCACTACCACCAAAGAAGCCGTTGAACTGCTGATGAACGACCCCGACACAGATGCCATCGTGATGATTGGCGAAATCGGCGGACAATTGGAAGCCGACGCTGCCCGCTGGATTAAGGCAGACGGCAACCGCAAGCCCGTTATCGGCTTCATTGCGGGACAGACCGCACCCAAAGGCCGACGCATGGGTCATGCCGGAGCTATCATCGGCGGAGACGACGACACTGCCGCCGCCAAAATGCGCATCATGCGCGAAAACGGCATCACCGTTGTGGAGTCGCCCGCGCTGATAGGCGAAACCGTTGCCAAAGTTTTAGGAAAATAAGTTGCTCATTATAGAAAGCCGTTTGTAACTTCAACAAACGGCTTTTTTATAGGCTTATGGAAAAATTGCGATTGTTAGACGGGCAACTCTTAGACCTGACCATGCAGCGCCTCTGCCACCAATTGGTAGAAAAACATGAGGATTTTGCCCATTCGGTGCTCGTGGGTATGCAGCCGCGCGGGCGCTATTTTGCCGACCGCATCAAGGCGCGTTTAGACCGCATCACGAGCGGCAATGTGCCTATCGGCTACTTGGATATCACGTTCTACCGCGACGACTTCCGCCGACGCAATGAACCCTTGCAGGCAAGCGAAACCCTGCTGCCTTTTGATGTGGAAGGTAAGCATGTCGTACTAATTGATGATGTTCTGTTTACGGGCAGAACCATTCGCGCCGCGCTGAGTGCGCTGGGCGAATACGGCAGACCTGCCTCAGTAGAACTGCTGGTACTGATAGACCGCCTGTACAGTCGCGATTTGCCCATTCAGCCTGACTATACGGGGCGCACCGTTAACAGCATTCTTTCGCAGCGCGTAGTGGTAGAATGGACGGAACAGGGCGCTGCCGAAGATGCCATCTGGTTGGTTACCAAGTAGTTTTGAAGAATGTGGACAACCGGCGTATGACGCAGGTTTACGCTGATTTTTTAATCTACACATCTGGATGGCTAATAATTGCAACGAGCATACAAAAGCGCAATTGATTCGCAAAAGCGACTTTTTGTAAGTTATTTAAAATCACATACTTGAAACCTGACAGTTCTTGGCAACCTGTCAGGTTTGTCTATAACCGTTAATTGCAGGGACACACAAAATTGACAATTTTTATATGGCTGCGCTTTCCGTTAATCACTTGCTGGGCATCAAAGGGCTGACCACCGAAGACATTGAGCTTATTTTTGATACCGCCGATAAGTTCAAAGAGGTGCTGAATCGCCCGATTCGCAAAGTGCCTTCGCTGCGCGATATTACCATTGCCAACGTATTTTTTGAAAACTCTACCCGCACGCGACTTTCGTTTGAACTCGCGGAAAAACGGCTTTCGGCAGATGTCATCAACTTTTCGGCTTCGGGCAGCTCAGTGAAAAAAGGTGAAACGCTGCTGGATACGGTGAACAACATTCTGGCCATGAAGGTAGAAATGATTGTGATGCGCCATGCAAGTCCCGGAGCACCGCACTTCCTTTCGCGCCATATCAAAGCAGCGATTGTTAATGCGGGCGACGGCACGCACGAACACCCGACACAAGCACTGCTGGATGCTTACTCCATCCGCGAAAAACTCGGCTCGGTCGGCGGCAAAAAAATCGCCATCATCGGCGACATCAGCCACTCGCGCGTGGCACTTTCCAATATTTTCTGCCTGCAAAAATTGGGGGCAGAGGTTATGGTTTGCGGTCCCGCCACGCTTATTCCCAAGCACATGGCAAGTTTAGGGGTAAAAGTGGTGCACGATACACGGCAGGCGTTGGAATGGTGCGACGTAGCCAACGTATTGCGCATTCAGTTAGAGCGGCAACAGGGCAAAAATTTCCCCTCGTTGCGCGAATATGCCCGCTACTACGGCATCAACGGCAATCTGTTGCGGCAAATCGGTAGGCCGATAACGATTATGCACCCGGGCCCCATCAATCGCGGCATAGAACTGACCAGCGACGTAGCCGACTCGGCGCAATCCATCATTTTAGACCAAGTGGAAAACGGCGTGGCTATCCGCATGGCGGTGCTGTACCTGTTGGCGGAGAAAATCAAGGTCTATGGCGCAGGCAAGGCGGCGTAACGGATTGCCGGATTTTGCGTAATTTTTGGGAAGTCTTTCGCGCGAATACCTGTAATTGCACAGTTGAGTGTAACCAAACACATGGCATAAGCACGCAGATTGCAACAGATTACACGGATGCTCCCCGATTGAGATGTTTAAAAACGCAGCACTTTGTATAAGCTCTCATCAAGAAAAATGCAGCCGAAAGGTAGCGCCGCGCGGACAAAAAGTTTGAAAGACCTCGGTTATGAGAATTGAAAGCATTCGGATAAAGAATTACAAGGTATTTAAGGATGTTGAACTGAACGACTTACCCGAATTAGCCGTTTTCGTTGGGGCTAATGGTGTCGGTAAAACCACCTTATTTGATGTATTCGGCTTTCTGAGCGATGCACTGAAAAACAATATACGTCAAGCAATTGCGAAAAGAGGCGGCTTTAAAGAAGTTATCAGCAGAGGACAGCAAGGCTTGATAGAGTTTGAACTGCAATTCCGATTAACCATAGCAGGGAAGAACAGACTTGTTACCTACCGATTGGAAATCGGGGAAGAAGAAGGCAAACCGTATATTGAGCGTGAAATATTGCGATACAAAAGAGGGGCTTACGGCTCGCCTTATCATTTTCTGGATTTTTCAAGAGGTTCGGGATACGCTATCACCAACGAAGAAGATTTTGATAAGCCCGATGAAGAGTTGGACAGAGAGCAGCAAAAATTAGGCTCGCCCGATATATTAGCAATCAAAGGATTAGGACAATTTGAGCGGTTCAAAGCAGCAAGTGCTTTTAGAACTTTTATAGAAAATTGGCATGTTTCCGATTTTCATATTTCCGTTGCACGTCCGAGCAGAGAAGCCGGCTATGCAGAGCACCTTTCCCCAACAGGCGACAATTTGCCGCTTGTAGCGCAATACATGTTTGAAAATCAGAAAGATGCATTTAATCTGGTGCTTGAGAAAATGAAAAGAAGAGTGCCGGGTATTCAGGATGTTAAAGCAGAAGCGACAATTGACGGAAGAATAGTACTGCGCTTTCAGGACGGCTCATTCAAAGACCCTTTTATTGCTAATTATGTTTCGGATGGCACTATCAAAATGTTTGCCTATCTGATTTTATTGCACGACCCTAATCCGCACCCACTGCTGTGTATAGAAGAACCTGAAAATCAATTATATCCAAGTTTGCTGTTTGAACTTTTGGAGGAGTTCAGAGCATATGCCAAAAGCGGAGGGCAGGTATTTGTATCATCACACTCACCGGATTTGCTGAACGGAGCTACACCTGATGAGGTCTACTGGTTAGTTAAACAGGACGGCTATACACGCATTGAACGTGCGTCGCATCATCAAGAGATAGTAACACTGTACGAAGAAGGTGAAAAACTCGGTTACTTGTGGAAGGAAAACTATTTCAAAGGAAGTAACCCCGAATGAGTTGCGGCTATGAACTACAAGGCATTGGAAATATTGACGGAAGAGCCTTCTATGGAATACTTTCTCAGGGGGCTGCTCCCGCGAATATTACCCAAAGAATATGTATTAGATGAAAATTGCTTTATTCGCCCACATGAAGGCAAAAGCCATTTGCAAAAATCCATTCCCATAAAAATGCGGGCATATGCACGATATCCCTACCCCGTGAAGGTACTCATTGTTCACGACCAAGACTCAAACGATTGTAAAGTTCTCAAAAACAAACTGATAGAGTTAGCGGGGGCATCTAAAATTCCCTGTCTTGTCCGAATTGCGTGCAGGGAACTTGAAAATTGGTACTTAGGCGATTTTGAGGCAGTTGAAAAAATCTATCCCGAAATTCGCGCCGAGCAACAGGTCAAAAAGGCCAAATTCAAAAACCCGGACTCGGTATTCGGTGCGCATGAAATAGGATTGCTCACCAAAAATTTCGGCAAAATTCATGCTGCCCGTTCGTTGGGCGAAATCATCAACATAGAAGCTAATACTTCGCCAAGTTTTCGGCAATTTATTAGCGGGCTTTCAAAACTTTTGAGTAATTCATGAATAAAAAACAATTGTTGTATGCGTAGAAGCACAATCTCATGCCATTAACCTAATCAATGCTAACCACCCTCCTTGCCAAAATCATCAGTGGCGCTTATGTCGGTTATGCCACCAACGACTTAGCCATCCAAATGCTGTTCCGCAAACGCTTTGGGCTGGGGGGCATCGTGTTGCGCACACGCGATGAGTTTATCGCTAACATCAGCCGCTTGGTAGAGCGCGACATCATCAATCACCACACGTTGAGCCGCGAACTGGCCGAAAACCCCGGGGCTTTTCAGGACAGCCTCGCCGATGCTTTACAAGACTTGACAGGGCGCAGCCTTTGGCTATATCTGCCTGAAAATGAACCTATAAACTCTCTGGCAGGATTTGATGCCTCTATTCAACGCATTGCCGACAGTGCATGGCAGCTGTTTCGCGACAAGGATTTACAACAGTCTTTACGGCACATTATCGGTGCGGCCAATATGGAGCCGCTGCTGACAGCGGATTTACTCACCGCATTAGAAAACCGATTGAGGCAGTTGTTGCAAGAGGCTCAGCAAGCCCATCCTTTGCTTGCCGATACACTTACATACGCTGACTTTCAACACCTGACTTTTGCCGATATACTTTTGCCAAAAGACTATGAAATATTGGGCAGACAACTGGCACAACCGCTGCGGCAGCTCTACACCGTAGCAGGGCGCGAAAGCACCGAAACCTTTTTTGAAGCCGCCGAGGTGTTGCTGCTCAGTCCCGAATGGCTGAACCCTGTTGCCGAAAAACTGCGCTCGCAAACTTTGGGGGCTTTGCTGGGCGAAGAAAACGGCAAAGCATTGGTTAATACCCTCGCCGAGCGATTGGTAGCAGTAGTAGAATCGCCCGAAGGAAAGCAGGTACTGGAAAATTTTGCTCAGTTTTTCTGGGAAGTACTTTCACAGGAAAAAACCACTGTTTTTTCGTTGCTGAATGAAAATCTGGCTGAACGGTTTGATTCATTTCTTCGGGGCTACTTGCCCATAGTGCTGCAAAAGTTGATTGAGTGGCTCCAATCGCGCCGCAATCGGTTGGAGGCCATCATAGACAGTACTTTCCGCAAAAACATCAAATGGAAGTTTCAGGACATTATTCTACAACTGTTCGTCGGAAGCATCAGCCAATATGCCGATGTGGTGCGCCGCATAACCGATATTTTGGACAAACACAGCCAAAATCCTAAGGAAACCGCAACCCTGCTCACCGAGCAGATTATACGTTTTCTTAAACAAAACACAATCGGGCAGATTGTCAGTCAATTGCGCCAAAACGATAAGCGCCTGCAATTGGCAGGTGCAAACCCTACCTTTACAGGCGACCCGCTGGCAAACTTGCTGCAAAAGGCAATTATCGGGTTGTTGCGGTCTCCGACTGATTCTGTTTTGCGATTTTCCGCGCTGGCAGAGCGCCCGCTGGGCAATTTTATTACACAGGAAGAAACGGTCAAGCTATTGCAGCAAGCCATTTGCTATATCTGGCAGGAACAGATAAAAAAGCGATGGCTGTATGCGCCTCGTTCGGGTGCGCAACTGGAACGACTGGCAGTTGCTTTCCAAGAAACGGCGTATCACCGTCCTTGGGGAGAGTGGGTATCCGAAACGCGATTCCGCAGCCTTTTGCAGCAGGCTGATAACCGACTGCCTGATTGGGTGAAAGGCGCTTTGTTGCAAAATAAGGCTGCTATTGCACACCGAATGCAACTGTGGATAGCCGATTTATCACCCGATGCGCAGGAAGCAGCTCAACTGACGGCTGCATACATAGACACAAGTTTGCGACGATTAGGCACACAGCCGTGGGGCAGTGCCCGTGCCGCATTTGATTCATGGTCAATTGTATTGCCTGCACGCTTACAGCAACTGCTGCTGCAAAATTTGGAATTTCTGCTTACGGGGCGCATAGAGGCGGTAGTTCGCAACAGCCTCCAAAAAATGCCTAATGAAAAGCTGCTGGACTTGGTAGAGCGATTCATGGGGCGCGAATTGAAACCCATTACGTTGCTGGGGGCACTGCTGGGCGGCATTGCAGGCGGAACGCTGGCATTTATACCTGCTTTCAATACCGAAAACCTGATTTCGTGGGAAGATACGGCACTGGCTGCTGCTGCTTACGGCCTCACGGGATATGGCACTAATTGGCTCGCACTGCGAATGATTTTTCGCCCCTATCGCCCGATAGAATGGGCAAAAGGTCGGGCATTGCCGTTTACGCCCGGTGTAGTAGCCAAAAACCAAGGGCGTTTTGCCGAAAACATGGGTAAGTTCGTAGCGGGCGGCCTGCTCAATCCGCAAAATATTGCCGCTACTTTTGACGATAAAAAAGAAACCATCCGCAAACAGGCACGGGAATACATCGCACAACCGCACTTGCTGATTCCCGAAAAGTGGTTACAGGAAAACCGTACGGCCATTGCTGCCGCCCTAACCGATTGGGCAGCACAATCGGTGCAAAAACACTCGCACACGCTCAGCGCAAAAATCGGGCAACGAATCGCCGCATTTTCTGCGGAAAATCTGCCTTGGGAGCATATCAATCGGGTGGCCGCAGAGCAGTTGCAAAATGCCGATAGCAGGGAGCAACTGGCGGCAAAAGTGGCAGAAACCATACTGAAACAATTGCAAAACCCCTCTACGTTCAGCGAGCTTTGGGGCAGCAAGCGGAAAAATTATGCAGGCAAACTGGCCAATGAGGTGCTGCCTTTTGCCATGCACACAGCCGAAACCCTGACCGCAGATGATTTGCGCAAATCGTTATTGCCACCCATAGAACAAGTGTGGCAGCGGTTCAATGAAGCACCGCTCGGGCAATATGTGGGCACTTTGCAACAGGAAAAACTCAAAATGCGGCTGCATGTTGCGTTAGAGCAGCAACTGGCAGACGAATCGCTGCGCGGGTTGCTGTACCAACTCATCGAGAATCGGCTGTCGCAGGAGTTTAGCCCCCATCGGAAAATCAGCGAATTGTTTGACGGCAAGTTGATGGAAGTAATTACCCGCAACTTGGACAGTGTATTAGATGGGTTTATTACCATTGGTTTAAGCTGGTTGCAGGACAACAAAGAACTACTCGCCGAAAAAGTTTATGAACAGGCCTATGCACAAAGCAAGGCAGGAGCATTTGTTTACAAAAGCACCATCAAAGACAGCGTTATTGAACTGGCCAATCAAGGCATCCCTGAGTTTTTCCAGCATGAATCTGCAAGTTTAAAAGAACTTATCGGTGAATGGGCGGGGCAACTGGGCGAAACTCCGCTTTCGGCAATCGGCATAAAGGTTGATGAGTTGTATCTGAAACAACTCACCGATACGCTGCTGGCCAAACCCGAACTGCGCGATGCTATCATGCGTGCACTCAATCTGCTGGTAGATGAATTGGTAAAAATGCCGGTGGCCTCATTTGCGGGCGTGCTCCAAATTACCGATGCAGAAAGCCTTTGGCAACGCACAGCACCCGTAATGGCAGTTGCTTGGCAGGAATTGCAAGCACCTTTGCAGCGGCATTTGCCGGAACTATTGCCGCTGTTGATGCAGGCGGCATTAGAAATAGCCGAACAACTCTGGGGAAAACTTTCGCCCCGCGAAATAACTGCATCGCTCAATACCGATGCCATTGCCAATCGTTTGGAAGTAGCTGTACGGCATTATCTGTCGCAACCGACCACCCGGCAGTGGCTGCAACAAACTTTACGGGAGTGGCAACATCAACTTGCCAATGAACCGCTTGATAAGATATTGCCTGCCAACCATTTGGCCTCGCAAGTGGTTGCGCTGCTGCAACAACTGCTGACCCATGCAGACAGCCGCCATGCAGTGCAGCAACTTGCGGAAGAATTATTAAGTGCGCTGCTGCCGAAGTTGCCGCACAGCCTTGCTCCTGAAACCCTGCAAACTCTTGCCGATGCGTTAGTAAGCGCAGTATTGGAAACGGCACAGCAACATTTGCCCGCCATTGTAAATGCGGTGGATATCCGCAAAGTAGTCATCCGCGAGGTATCGGAAATGAACCCCAAAGAAATAGAAAGCCTGTTTTACAGTTTCGCCGAGCAATATTTCAGACAATTAATTAACTACGGCTTCGGGTTTGGAGTCATTTTCGGCTTGGTGATTGACCTTGCCTTGGGCATGGGCTTGCGCTTGGTTGCAGGCCAGTAGCCGCCCAATCAACCGATTCTTACGGCAAGTACGGTCATGTCATCCCGCAGCGGGGCGCCTTTTCTGTGCTCGTGAAGCGCTTTTTCCAAACCTTCTTTTTGGTGCTCCATGCTCATATGCCCGTAAGCAGAAATCACCTGTTTAAGCTGTTGATAACCAAACTTATCAAGCGATGGATTGGGTTGGTCGGTTATGCCATCGGTAAATAAGTACAGCGAATCTCCCGCATTGACGGTGATATGATGGTCTTGGTAATGATGGTTGAGGTCTTTCTTAAACCCTCCGATAGGTTTGCGGTCGCCGCGTATTTCTTCCAACGTATCGGTTTGTGCTCTGTATATCAGCAAGGCTCGCTTGGCACCCGCAAAACAAACATCATGGCCTTCTATCAGGCAAATACCTACATCCATGCTATCGTTGTTTACCTTTTGCTCCTGACGAAGGACAATGCGCAGGTTTTTGTCCAAGCCGTCCAAAATTTGGGAAGGTTTGGAGAACCCGTGTTGCTTGACTTGCTCGTTCAGTAGGTTATAACCTATCAGCGACATGAAAGCGCCCGGCACACCATGCCCCGTACAATCTACGACAGCAATCAGGGTTTTATTGCCGTCCGAATAGCACCAGTAAAAATCCCCCGATACGATGTCTTTGGGTTGATAATAGACAAAATAGTCTTTAAAGGCTTCCTTAAAAGTGCTTGCAAGCGGCAGAATCGCATTTTGGATAGACTCTGCATAGCGAATACTGGTCGTAATCTGGTGATTTTGGCGTTCAATTTCAGTTTTTTGGGACTGTATTTCCAAATATGCTTTTTCCAGATTTTTGTTTTTCTCTTCAATGCTGTTGCGCTGGCCGATAATTTCTTCTTTCTGTTTTTTGAGTTTTTGAGAAACGCTGTAAGACGCAACGGCTGCTCCGGCAAGCCCTAAGGCTACCAAAGCAATAATCAACAAACGGGCGCGGTAGAGTGCTTCAATGGCTTCTTTCTCCTTCACGGCCGCCTCTTTCTCCGCAGCGATGGTTTCTATTTTCTGAACGGCTGCGGCATTGATTGAGTCTTTGGACATTACCTCTAATCTCATGCGCTCAATCACCTGCTTTATTTTCTCCTGTGCACTTTCGTAAGCAAGGTCGTTTTCTATCAGTTGTTTCTCCAATCGGTTGAGGTATTTGCGGAGTTCTTGTTTGGCCTCATCGGAAAGTTGCTGGTTGCCAAGTTGTGAGGCTATTTTCTCTATTTCATCCCGAATTTTAATGCTGCGCTCATTGAGAAACTGCTTCTCCATCTCCAATTCGTTGAGCACATTGGTGAAGTCTTGCCTGATAATCTCCGAATCGGCTTTTTCGGTGCTTGGCAAAAGTTTTTCCTCCGGTTTGCTGCCGGTGGTTGGTTGCGGCTGCGTGGTTTCCTGCTTGGCCACGGTTGATGGTTTTGCCCCTTTCAGGTAAACAAAAAAACGCCTGTTGGCTGCTGTGTAGTAGGTGCTGCTGACCTCGTAGCCCTCAACGGAGATTGGCTCGCTGTCGAGCTCATCGGCTTTAAAATAGGGCGGGCTGTTAAACTCTACACAGCCTTTTTCATTGGTTCTGAATTTCTTCCCCTTTATAGTAACGGCAACCTGTGCAGGCAGCGGCAGGCTTCTTTCATCAAAAAACTCTATCAGTTGCACAACCCCCTCGGGCAATTCTTCTTTCAATTTGATTATCAAAGTATTGGCTGCCGCATTGTAAGCATAGCCGCCACGCTCTATTTTTTTATTGCCCACATAGACAGCCGTTTGCCCCAAAACAGCAAAAGAGGCAGGCATCGGCAGTTCAAAGTTGCCGTTTCCGTCTGTTTCATCCACAATATTATTGAAGCCCTCAAAGAAAACTTTTACCCCTTTGACAGGCTGATTGTCCGTATTGACAACCTGACCTGAAAACAGTCTGGTTTTATTGCCCTGCGCACCTGATTGCCCCGAATGGAAAACGAATAAAAACAAATAACAAAATACTACTATGATGAACTTATTCAGAGATTTCATTACTTTGAGTTTGAAGGGCAATTTAGCGAAAAAGCGACGAAAAAGGAAAGGATTTACTAACTTGGGTAGTTGATTGTCCGTTAATGAGAAGGGGTATCTTCCGAGCCATTTCCAAAATAAACACCTATGAAGCAATTATTTACTTCTCTTTTTCTGTCTTTCATCTGCTATCTCGCATGGGGGCAACCACAAAGCGGGCTGGATTACTATGTTAAAGCCTCGCAAGCAAAAAAATCAGGCCAATACGAGCAGGCCATTCAAAACTATGACTTAGCCTTGCAACGCGAACCGAGCAATCACTTCTACTTGTACGAAAAAGGGTTGTGTGAATATTTGCTGAAACGATACCCCGGCGCAGCCTCTACGCTTTCTTCGGTTTTAAAGTTGCAGAGCGATTACACGCCCGCTTACATTCTGCTCGCCAAAATAGCCGTAGCCTCCAACGACTCAAAAAAAGTAGTGGAAAACCTCAACATGGCGGCCAAATATGAAAAGGACAACAACAAAAAAATCAATTACAGGCTGTATGCCATGAGCCGCTTGGTGAGAGACGGCGACTTGGCACAAGCCTACGAACAGGTAAAACAGGCATACCAAATTTCGCAGGAAGACACTTCGGTAGTTTACTTCTATGCCAAAATGAATAACATCCTCGGCAAATACGCCGAAGCAGAAAATGCCATCCAAAAGTTTCTGCCCAAAATTGCCAAAAATGCCCCTCCCGCAAAGGCAAAGTATTACTACGAACTTGGTTTTGCACAATTTCAACAAGGGCAATACGAAAAAGCCGCCGCTACGTGGAAACAGGCAGAGTATGGCGTTTTCAAGTCGCGTATAGAAAAATATTCTGCCAAAAACTTTGCAGCCATTGCCCTTACCTACTTCCGCATTTATGAAGACAGCATTTCCAATTACTATGCTGAAAAAGCACTTGCCATGGAAAAGGGATATCCTAATGCGCACGTCATTTTGGTACAACTTGCCAAACGCAAAGTAGATCACAGCGTAACCCTACCCCAATTACAAAATGCCGCCCAACACGAAAGCAACCCTGTCAAGAAA from the Rhodoflexus caldus genome contains:
- a CDS encoding DUF445 family protein; the protein is MLTTLLAKIISGAYVGYATNDLAIQMLFRKRFGLGGIVLRTRDEFIANISRLVERDIINHHTLSRELAENPGAFQDSLADALQDLTGRSLWLYLPENEPINSLAGFDASIQRIADSAWQLFRDKDLQQSLRHIIGAANMEPLLTADLLTALENRLRQLLQEAQQAHPLLADTLTYADFQHLTFADILLPKDYEILGRQLAQPLRQLYTVAGRESTETFFEAAEVLLLSPEWLNPVAEKLRSQTLGALLGEENGKALVNTLAERLVAVVESPEGKQVLENFAQFFWEVLSQEKTTVFSLLNENLAERFDSFLRGYLPIVLQKLIEWLQSRRNRLEAIIDSTFRKNIKWKFQDIILQLFVGSISQYADVVRRITDILDKHSQNPKETATLLTEQIIRFLKQNTIGQIVSQLRQNDKRLQLAGANPTFTGDPLANLLQKAIIGLLRSPTDSVLRFSALAERPLGNFITQEETVKLLQQAICYIWQEQIKKRWLYAPRSGAQLERLAVAFQETAYHRPWGEWVSETRFRSLLQQADNRLPDWVKGALLQNKAAIAHRMQLWIADLSPDAQEAAQLTAAYIDTSLRRLGTQPWGSARAAFDSWSIVLPARLQQLLLQNLEFLLTGRIEAVVRNSLQKMPNEKLLDLVERFMGRELKPITLLGALLGGIAGGTLAFIPAFNTENLISWEDTALAAAAYGLTGYGTNWLALRMIFRPYRPIEWAKGRALPFTPGVVAKNQGRFAENMGKFVAGGLLNPQNIAATFDDKKETIRKQAREYIAQPHLLIPEKWLQENRTAIAAALTDWAAQSVQKHSHTLSAKIGQRIAAFSAENLPWEHINRVAAEQLQNADSREQLAAKVAETILKQLQNPSTFSELWGSKRKNYAGKLANEVLPFAMHTAETLTADDLRKSLLPPIEQVWQRFNEAPLGQYVGTLQQEKLKMRLHVALEQQLADESLRGLLYQLIENRLSQEFSPHRKISELFDGKLMEVITRNLDSVLDGFITIGLSWLQDNKELLAEKVYEQAYAQSKAGAFVYKSTIKDSVIELANQGIPEFFQHESASLKELIGEWAGQLGETPLSAIGIKVDELYLKQLTDTLLAKPELRDAIMRALNLLVDELVKMPVASFAGVLQITDAESLWQRTAPVMAVAWQELQAPLQRHLPELLPLLMQAALEIAEQLWGKLSPREITASLNTDAIANRLEVAVRHYLSQPTTRQWLQQTLREWQHQLANEPLDKILPANHLASQVVALLQQLLTHADSRHAVQQLAEELLSALLPKLPHSLAPETLQTLADALVSAVLETAQQHLPAIVNAVDIRKVVIREVSEMNPKEIESLFYSFAEQYFRQLINYGFGFGVIFGLVIDLALGMGLRLVAGQ
- a CDS encoding aspartate carbamoyltransferase catalytic subunit, encoding MAALSVNHLLGIKGLTTEDIELIFDTADKFKEVLNRPIRKVPSLRDITIANVFFENSTRTRLSFELAEKRLSADVINFSASGSSVKKGETLLDTVNNILAMKVEMIVMRHASPGAPHFLSRHIKAAIVNAGDGTHEHPTQALLDAYSIREKLGSVGGKKIAIIGDISHSRVALSNIFCLQKLGAEVMVCGPATLIPKHMASLGVKVVHDTRQALEWCDVANVLRIQLERQQGKNFPSLREYARYYGINGNLLRQIGRPITIMHPGPINRGIELTSDVADSAQSIILDQVENGVAIRMAVLYLLAEKIKVYGAGKAA
- the sucD gene encoding succinate--CoA ligase subunit alpha, which encodes MSVLVNKSSRIIVQGFTGSEGTFHATQMIEYGKEFNGAQVVGGVRPGKGGTTHLDLPVFDTVKDAVAATGANVSIIFVPPAGAANAILEAAEGGIELVVCITEGIPVKDMMKVKHALKGSKTRLIGPNCPGVISAGQAKVGIMPGFIFKEGRVGIVSKSGTLTYEAADQVAKAGLGISTAIGIGGDPIIGTTTKEAVELLMNDPDTDAIVMIGEIGGQLEADAARWIKADGNRKPVIGFIAGQTAPKGRRMGHAGAIIGGDDDTAAAKMRIMRENGITVVESPALIGETVAKVLGK
- a CDS encoding DUF4276 family protein — encoded protein: MNYKALEILTEEPSMEYFLRGLLPRILPKEYVLDENCFIRPHEGKSHLQKSIPIKMRAYARYPYPVKVLIVHDQDSNDCKVLKNKLIELAGASKIPCLVRIACRELENWYLGDFEAVEKIYPEIRAEQQVKKAKFKNPDSVFGAHEIGLLTKNFGKIHAARSLGEIINIEANTSPSFRQFISGLSKLLSNS
- the yidD gene encoding membrane protein insertion efficiency factor YidD; the protein is MLRRSFIFLLRVYQAAISPLYPAACRFTPTCSEYMVQAVEKHGILKGFWLGLKRIGRCHPWGGSGYDPVP
- a CDS encoding AAA family ATPase, with the protein product MRIESIRIKNYKVFKDVELNDLPELAVFVGANGVGKTTLFDVFGFLSDALKNNIRQAIAKRGGFKEVISRGQQGLIEFELQFRLTIAGKNRLVTYRLEIGEEEGKPYIEREILRYKRGAYGSPYHFLDFSRGSGYAITNEEDFDKPDEELDREQQKLGSPDILAIKGLGQFERFKAASAFRTFIENWHVSDFHISVARPSREAGYAEHLSPTGDNLPLVAQYMFENQKDAFNLVLEKMKRRVPGIQDVKAEATIDGRIVLRFQDGSFKDPFIANYVSDGTIKMFAYLILLHDPNPHPLLCIEEPENQLYPSLLFELLEEFRAYAKSGGQVFVSSHSPDLLNGATPDEVYWLVKQDGYTRIERASHHQEIVTLYEEGEKLGYLWKENYFKGSNPE
- the pyrR gene encoding bifunctional pyr operon transcriptional regulator/uracil phosphoribosyltransferase PyrR, whose product is MEKLRLLDGQLLDLTMQRLCHQLVEKHEDFAHSVLVGMQPRGRYFADRIKARLDRITSGNVPIGYLDITFYRDDFRRRNEPLQASETLLPFDVEGKHVVLIDDVLFTGRTIRAALSALGEYGRPASVELLVLIDRLYSRDLPIQPDYTGRTVNSILSQRVVVEWTEQGAAEDAIWLVTK